The sequence ATATAAATTACAAAGCAACTTTTATCTTCGATACGGCATCGTTTAGAGCATCTTCTGGTGTTTGTGTTCCGTTTATAATGTTGTTTAGAGCATCATTCATAGGTTGCCAAACCGATTGCATTGCGGGTATGTTAGGCATTGGTTCTCCACCTGCTGCACTTTCTGTGAAGGCAGCAACTATGTCAGCAGGAACTGGACCGCCTTGTTCCTCGATTATCTGAGAAACATCATTCCTTGCCGGCAATCTTGGATCAGCGATATAGAATTGATATATTCCTTCAGCTGTTGCTAAGTAATTAATAATGAACTCCATCGCGAACGCCTTATTTTCTGATCTAGAATTGATCATCAAACCTTGTACACCAACAAAAGGTTTCATTGATTTACCTGGCTCAACTTCTATGCTTGTTAATGGGACTACTCCGAAGTCTATACCTGCATCCAAATAAGCTTTTACGGCCCATGGACCGTTTATTATCATAGCAGCCAAACCGTCCATGAACATGGAATCCATAATATTGTAGTTCATACCTTGTGGCATTATACCTTCGTCGAAGAAACTCTTCAAAAGATATCCGGCCTTTATGGCTCCTTCATTGTTCAATCCAAGATCGGTTATATCGTAACCAGTTTGAGGATTGTATCCAAACACATATGCACCGTATCCGCTAAAGAAACCATAAACATGATAAAAATCATTTGCAGTAACAGAAAATCCAACCGTTTCATCCGTGGTAAACTCTTTTGCTAAGGCCTTTAGCTCGTCTATACTTGTTGGAACTTCTTCATCGCTTACATAATCACGGTTATAGAATAATCCAACTGCTTCAATGGCGTAGGGCAATCCATACAACTTGCCTTCATAGGTGAACGCTTGAATTCCTGATGGAGCAAATTTGTCAAGTTCAATGGCAGATTTTGGAATAGGTTCAAGTAATCCATTTAATGCTAATTCTCCAACCCAATCGTGAGCTCCAACTATTATATCTGGGCCTTCTCCTGCCTGTGCTGCGGTTAAGAATTTTGACTTGATATCGCCGAAAGTAACCATTTGGACATCAACGTTTATGCCTGTATCCCTGGTAAACTCCTGACCGATTCTTTTCATGAAGTCAACTTGTTTTTCAGAAGACCACACGGTTAACGTTTGTGAAAATAGTGAAAGTACTCCTACCAACAATACCAAAGTTAAAATTAAGCCTTTTTTCATCTTGATACCCCCTCGTATAATATGTATAGTTATGAAACTTAAAAAATGGTACTAAAAATCTGTCTTTTGATCTTTTTTATTATTTCTTTTGTAAAGAGATGCCCTAATGCTAAAATAGTACCAGGATGATTAGCGAGGGAAGATTCCTTGCCCCCCTGCAAGGCCTTTTGGCCGTTGCCTAAAAAGCTTGTTTCCTGACTTAGCAGTCAACTTGCTAACCGATTACTGCATCACCCTTGATTAGGCCATCAGCAAGGCTATTTTTCATTGGTGGATGCTCATAGAGCGCGAGGTTGCCTTTGGCTGCTAAGATTAGGGCATCTCTTTCTTTCATCCTTTATCTTTTTTCGAAAGGTGGTGAAATAACTATGAATTACGACGTTTTATCTACTTTGTTTGTCGGTATCGATGTGAGTTCTCTAACTAATACAGTTTGTGCAATTGATTTCCAAAACAATAAACTCCTTGATTTTGATACTAAAAATAACAGAATAGGTGCTGAATACATTGCTGAGGCTATCTCCAATTGCCTTGTTTCTAACAACCTTGATTATGTC is a genomic window of Petrotoga miotherma DSM 10691 containing:
- a CDS encoding sugar ABC transporter substrate-binding protein — translated: MKKGLILTLVLLVGVLSLFSQTLTVWSSEKQVDFMKRIGQEFTRDTGINVDVQMVTFGDIKSKFLTAAQAGEGPDIIVGAHDWVGELALNGLLEPIPKSAIELDKFAPSGIQAFTYEGKLYGLPYAIEAVGLFYNRDYVSDEEVPTSIDELKALAKEFTTDETVGFSVTANDFYHVYGFFSGYGAYVFGYNPQTGYDITDLGLNNEGAIKAGYLLKSFFDEGIMPQGMNYNIMDSMFMDGLAAMIINGPWAVKAYLDAGIDFGVVPLTSIEVEPGKSMKPFVGVQGLMINSRSENKAFAMEFIINYLATAEGIYQFYIADPRLPARNDVSQIIEEQGGPVPADIVAAFTESAAGGEPMPNIPAMQSVWQPMNDALNNIINGTQTPEDALNDAVSKIKVAL